A DNA window from Drosophila biarmipes strain raj3 chromosome 2R, RU_DBia_V1.1, whole genome shotgun sequence contains the following coding sequences:
- the LOC108036187 gene encoding uncharacterized protein LOC108036187 isoform X1: protein MLELDDFKTVSPDDLTAALGFQIYKDLKNEDQGADFKPIYDENLKVFYLMENDKACVPVLHTKDIDFKVLSLLQEKLKSHIFLAIVDNTVNILYYQINDGLSGKPVDKNSI from the exons ATG TTGGAACTGGATGACTTCAAAACTGTGAGCCCAGATGATTTAACCGCCGCTTTGGGTTTTCAAATTTACAAGGATTTGAAAAAtg AAGATCAAGGTGCCGATTTCAAACCAATCTATGATGAGAATctgaaagtattttatttaatggagaACGATAAGGCCTGTGTACCCGTTCTTCACACAAAGGATATAGACTTTAAAGTACTAAGTTTATTGCAGGAAAAACTGAAAag CCATATATTTCTGGCCATCGTAGACAATACTGTCAATATATTATACTACCAAATTAACGATGGTCTCAGCGGCAAACCAGTTGACAAAAACTCCATTTAA
- the LOC108036187 gene encoding uncharacterized protein LOC108036187 isoform X2, with translation MLELDDFKTVSPDDLTAALGFQIYKDLKNDQGADFKPIYDENLKVFYLMENDKACVPVLHTKDIDFKVLSLLQEKLKSHIFLAIVDNTVNILYYQINDGLSGKPVDKNSI, from the exons ATG TTGGAACTGGATGACTTCAAAACTGTGAGCCCAGATGATTTAACCGCCGCTTTGGGTTTTCAAATTTACAAGGATTTGAAAAAtg ATCAAGGTGCCGATTTCAAACCAATCTATGATGAGAATctgaaagtattttatttaatggagaACGATAAGGCCTGTGTACCCGTTCTTCACACAAAGGATATAGACTTTAAAGTACTAAGTTTATTGCAGGAAAAACTGAAAag CCATATATTTCTGGCCATCGTAGACAATACTGTCAATATATTATACTACCAAATTAACGATGGTCTCAGCGGCAAACCAGTTGACAAAAACTCCATTTAA
- the LOC108036338 gene encoding serine/threonine-protein kinase N isoform X13, whose product MCPSYVPIVMCAVVTFSFSSVIFRPKTTTQMPAWPLVMTLALVRLQLAGAVLAIWPKYPIVSYRYRSKCRNVMIVPTFHALSQVLRQMFAVQLQQQQRSHNQLHYLDLSPSRTINQLFPCASPPSSPAARISLVHITLEPINASRTTSCLIEEVAEPDSQPEIKPVAEVQSRKVSEACVESILLETVEKLETEDQVQQVIPQLGKLYVGGSQQQYVQQSSPIIQEPPTPTIYGNSAAAGAPQFPQPAQRQEKQPAQQQQQPIYANQYELNVAKAAAAASVYSLSSSTNSNSNQQQQQQQRRNVARGLQYRESGGLEAGRAGKQPPNAGMLSMDNFRLLSVLGRGHFGKVILSQLRSNNQYYAIKALKKGDIIARDEVESLLSEKRIFEVANAMRHPFLVNLYSCFQTEQHVCFVMEYAAGGDLMMHIHTDVFLEPRAVFYAACVVLGLQYLHENKIIYRDLKLDNLLLDTDGYVKIADFGLCKEGMGFGDRTGTFCGTPEFLAPEVLTETSYTRAVDWWGLGVLIFEMLVGESPFPGDDEEEVFDSIVNDEVRYPRFLSLEAIAVMRRLLRKNPERRLGSSERDAEDVKKQAFFRSIVWDDLLLRKVKPPFVPTINHLEDVSNFDEEFTSEKAQLTPPKEPRHLTEDEQVLFQDFSYTAEWC is encoded by the exons ATGTGTCCAAGCTATGTACCCATCGTTATGTGCGCTGTTGTCACATTTTCCTTTTCGTCGGTCATTTTTAGACCCAAAACAACGACGCAAATGCCTGCCTGGCCTCTGGTCATGACTTTGGCACTTGTTCGCCTTCAGTTGGCCGGCGCGGTTTTAGCCATCTGGCCCAAGTATCCCATCGTATCGTATCGCTATCGATCGAAATGTAGGAACGTCATGATTGTGCCAACCTTCCATGCGCTCAGCCAGGTCTTGAGGCAGATGTTTGCGGTCCagcttcagcagcagcagcgctcTCATAATCAGCTCCATTACCTTGACTTGTCCCCATCGCGAACCATCAACCAATTGTTTCCGTGTGCCAGCCCACCATCATCTCCTGCT GCCCGCATTAGCCTTGTACATATTACCCTCGAACCGATCAATGCCAGCCGGACGACCAGTTGCCTGATCGAGGAGGTGGCCGAGCCGGACTCACAGCCGGAGATTAAGCCGGTGGCAGAGGTGCAGTCTAGAAAAGTATCCGAAGCCTGTGTTGAGAGTATTCTCCTCGAGACAGTTGAAAAGTTAGAAACCGAAGACCAAGTGCAGCAG GTTATACCACAGTTGGGCAAGCTCTATGTGGGCGGCAGCCAGCAGCAGTATGTGCAGCAGTCTTCGCCCATCATCCAGGAGCCACCCACTCCGACTATCTACGGAAACAGCGCGGCCGCTGGTGCTCCGCAATTCCCGCAGCCCGCCCAGCGGCAGGAGAAGCAGccagcacagcagcagcagcagcccatCTATGCCAACCAGTATGAGCTGAATGTGGCcaaggcggcggcagcggcttCAGTTTACTCACTCAGCTCCTCCACCAACAGCAACTCCaatcagcaacaacagcagcagcagcggaggAACGTGGCCCGCGGTCTGCAGTACCGGGAATCCGGAGGACTTGAGGCCGGCAGAGCAGGCAAGCAGCCTCCCAATGCCGGCATGCTGTCGATGGACAACTTCCGTTTGTTGAGCGTGCTGGGACGCGGACACTTTGGCAAGGTGATCCTGTCGCAGCTGCGCAGCAACAACCAGTACTACGCCATTAAGGCGCTGAAGAAGGGCGACATCATCGCCCGCGACGAGGTGGAGTCGCTGCTTAGCGAGAAGCGCATTTTCGAGGTGGCCAATGCCATGCGTCATCCCTTCTTAGTCAACTTGTATTCGTGCTTCCAGACGGAG CAACACGTATGCTTTGTAATGGAGTACGCCGCCGGCGGAGATTTAATGATGCACATCCATACGGACGTGTTCCTAGAGCCCAGAGCCGTCTTTTATGCCGCCTGTGTGGTTTTGGGCCTGCAGTATCTTCACGAGAACAAGATCATTTATCGGGATCTGAAGCTGGACAACCTGTTGTTGGACACGGATGGCTATGTGAAGATAGCGGACTTTGGTCTGTGCAAGGAGGGCATGGGCTTTGGAGATCGCACGGGCACTTTCTGTGGCACGCCCGAGTTTTTGGCACCCGAAGTACTCACGGAAACATCGTACACACGAGCTGTGGATTGGTGGGGTCTGGGTGTGCTGATCTTTGAGATGTTGGTTGGAGAG TCCCCGTTCCCTGGTGACGACGAGGAAGAGGTGTTCGATTCAATTGTCAACGATGAGGTGCGCTATCCGCGCTTCCTCTCACTCGAAGCCATAGCCGTGATGCGTAGG CTGCTGCGCAAGAATCCAGAGAGGCGTCTGGGATCCTCGGAACGCGATGCGGAGGATGTTAAGAAGCAGGCATTCTTCCGTTCGATTGTGTGGGATGATCTGCTGCTGCGCAAGGTCAAACCTCCCTTCGTGCCCACAATT AACCACTTGGAGGATGTGTCGAACTTCGACGAGGAGTTCACGTCGGAGAAGGCACAGCTTACGCCGCCGAAGGAGCCGCGCCACCTGACCGAGGACGAGCAGGTGCTCTTCCAGGACTTCTCCTACACGGCCGAATGGTGTTAG